The Tautonia plasticadhaerens nucleotide sequence GTCTTCGTGATCGAGGCGAGGATGGTGTCCATGTCCAGCGGGCGGAGGGTGCGGAGGTCGACGACCTCGACGCTGACGTCTTCCTCGGCCAGTTTGTCGGCGGCCTTGAGGCTGGTCATGACCGACCGGGAGTAGGTGAGGATCGTGACGTCGGAGCCTTCTCGCTTGACGTCGGCCTGGCCGATCGGGACGACGAAGTCGGGGTCGTCGGGGACCTCGCCCTTGTCGCCGAGCAGGTTCTCGTGCTCGATGAAGATGACGGGGTCGTCGTCCCGGATGGCGGCCTTGAGCATCCCCTTGGCGTCGGCGGGGGTGCTGGGCATCATCACCTTCAGCCCGGGGAAGTGGGAGAAGAGCGCCTCGGGGCGGTGGGAGTGGGTGGCGCCGAGGTTGCCGGCGATCCCCGAGTTCCCCCGGAAGACGATCGGCACGCTGAACTGGCCGCCGGACATGTAGCGCATGTTCGCGGCGTTGTTGACCAATTGGTCGAAGGCGACGTAGCTGAAGCTGAAGGTCATGAACTCGATGATCGGCCGCAGCCCGACCATGGCGGCCCCGATGCCGATGCCGGCGAAGCCGTTCTCGGAGATCGGCGAGTCGACGATCCGGCGGGCGCCGAAGCGGTCGAGCATCCCCTGGCTGACCTTGTAGGCGCCCTGGTATTCGGCGACCTCCTCGCCCATGAGGAAGACGCGGTCGTCCCGCTCCATCTCCTCGGACATGGCCTGGTTCAGGGCCTCTCGGTACTGGATGACGGCCATCGTCCGGGTCACTCCTGGGGGATGTGGGGGGAGACGGTGATGTCGGTGTAGATCTCGTCGAGGCCCGGCTCGGGGGCCTCCTCGGCGTGGGCGATGGCCTCGTCGATCAGCTCCTTGACCTCGGCCTGCATCAGTTCGAGGCCCTCGTCGTCGACCCAGCCGCGCTCGCGAAGGACGACCTCGTACAGCGCGATCGGGTCGCGCTCGCGGGCCTTCTCCAGCTCCTCGGCGGTGCGGTACTTCATCGGGTCGCTCATCGAGTGGCCGCGGTAGCGGTAGGTCTTGGCCTCGATGAAGGTGGGCCCCTCGCCGGCCCGGGCGCGGTTGGCGGCCTCCAGGGTGGTCTCGGCCATGGCCTCGATGTCGTTGGCGTCCACGGCGACGCTGGCGGAGAAGCCGTAGGGGGGCCCGCCCCGCTGGGTCAGATCCAGCACCGCGGAATGGCGATGCAGGTGGGTGCCCATCGACATCAGGTTGTTCTCGACGACGTAGATGACCGGCAGCTTCCAGAGGCCGGCCATGTTGAAGGCCTCGTGCAGGGCCCCCTGGTCCATGGCCCCGTCGCCGAAGAAGCAGATGGTGACCCGGTCGTCGCCCCGGTACTTGCTGGCGAAGGCCATGCCGGCGGCGAGGGGGATGTGGCTGCCGACGATGGCGTGCCCGCCCATGAAATTCCGATTGGCCTGGAAGAAGTGCATCGAGCCGCCCTTGCCCTTGGAGCAGCCCGAGGCCTTGCCGAGCATCTCGGCCATGCCGGCCCTCGGTTCCATCCCCCGGGCGAGGGCGTGGCCGTGGTCGCGGTAGGCGGTGATGACGTAGTCGTCCTCCCGGAGGACGCCGATGGAGCCGACGGCGCAGGCCTCCTGGCCGCTGTAGAGGTGGCAGAAGCCGCCGATCTTCTGGCGCTGGTAGAGCATGGCCGAGCGTTCTTCGAAGCGCCGGATCACCAGCATCTGGCGGAGCCAGTCGAGGGCCTGCTCGCGGTCGACGATGGGCTTGGCTTCGGTCTGCGCGTGGGCCATGTCTGCCAGCTCCTGCTCGGTCTCGGGTCCGGAGGATGATCGGGGCGAGGGGTCCGACGGCGGCGAGGGGGGGAGGGACGGCCCGGGCCCGGGGGCGGCCTCGGCCGGGGAGGCGGCCCGGCCGGCGGAGGGGGCCCGGCCGCGCAACGCCGGCCGGCGGCGGATGATCGATAGCAATACGCGAGCGATTCTACTCAATCGCGGGGCATCCCTGCCAGTCGAGGCGGCGGGTGCGTCGGTCGACCGGCGGTGCGGAACGCCCGCCCGGCCCCGGGCGAGAGGGCCGGGACCGGGGCCGGCCCCGGGCGATCGACGGGGCCGGCGGCGGGCCGATTCGACGCGAGACGATGCGGTCCTCCGGAGGACCGGGCGATCGGCGAGGCGGGGGCCCCCTCGATCAGCCCCGGGCGCCCTTCAGGAGCTGCCGGAGCACGTAGGAGAGGATCCCGCCGTGCTCATAGTACTTGATCTCCTGAGGCGTGTCGATCCGGACGGTCGCCGGGAACCTCGTCGTCGCGCCGTCGTCCGAGGTGGCGATCACCTCGACCTGCCGGCCGGAGGCGAACCCGGAATCGAGCACCGCCTTGAGGCCCTCGATCGCGAAGGCCTCCTCGCCGGTCAGGCCGAGCGACTTGGGGTCGTCGCCGGCGCCGAACTGGAGGGGGAGAATCCCCATGCCGACGAGATTGGAGCGATGGATCCGCTCGAAGCTCTCGGCGATCACGGCGCGGACGCCCAGCAGCTTCGGCCCCTTGGCGGCCCAGTCCCGGGAGGATCCGGAGCCGTATTCCTTGCCGGCGAGGATGATCAGCGGGACGCCCCGCCGGGCGTATTCCTCCGAGGCCTCGAAGATCGTCGTGACGTCCCCCTCGGGAAGCATCCGGGTGAATCCCCCCTCGGTCCCCGGCGCCATCTGGTTCCGGAGCCGGACGTTGGCGAACGTGCCGCGGACCATCACCTCGTGGTTCCCGCGGCGGGAGCCGTAGGAGTTGAAGTCGGCCGGCTCGACCCCGCGCTCGCGGAGGTACTGCCCGGCCGGGCTCTGCACCTTGATCGAGCCGGCCGGCGAGATGTGGTCGGTCGTGATGCTGTCGCCCAGCAGGGCGAGCACCCGGGCGCCCTCGATCTCCTGCACCGGCTCCGGCTCGATGCCCATCCCGAGGAAATAGGGCGGGTTCTTCACATAGGTCGAGGCGTCGTCCCACTCGTAGAGGTCGCCCTCGGGGGTGGGCAGGGAGCGCCAGCGCTCGTCGCCCTGGAAGACCTCGGCGTACTTGCGGCGGTACATCTCGGAGCGGACGGACTTGAGGATCGTCTCCTGGACGTCCTTCTGCGTCGGCCAGATGTCCTTGAGGTAGACCGGCGTGCCGTCTTCCCCGGTGCCGAGCGGCTCGCGGGTCAGGTCGATGTCGATCGTCCCGGCCAGGGCGTAGGCGACGACCAGCGGCGGCGAGGCGAGGTAGTTGGCCTTCACCTCCGAGTTGATCCGCCCCTCGAAGTTCCGATTGCCCGAGAGCACGGAGACGGTCACCAAGTCGTCCTCGTGGATCGCCTGCGTGATCTCCTTCGAGAGCGGGCCGGAGTTGCCGATGCATGTCGTGCAGCCGTAGCCGACGGTGTTGAAGCCGAGGGCGTCCAACGAGGCGCTCAGGCCCGAGTCGTCCAGGTAATCGGTCACCACCTTGGAGCCGGGGGCGAGGCTCGCCTTCACCCAGGGCTTGGCCTTCAGGCCGCGCCCGACCGCCTTCTTCGCCAGCAGCCCGGCGCCGATCATCACCGAGGGGTTCGAGGTGTTCGTGCAGCTGGTGATGGCGGCGATGACGACCGAGCCGTGCGTGATCGAGCCGCGGCCGTTGGTCAACGGGTGCGACTCTGCGGCCGGCGCGTGCGGATCCTCGGCACCGGGGGCGACACCACCACCCCCTTCGGTCTCCAGCCGGTCCTCGGCCTTGGGGTCGGTGGTCGCCTTGCCGCCGGTCTGCCGGGCCAGCTCGGCGGCCTGGGCCTTGTCCGAGCCCTTGATCAATTGCGAGAGGACGTGGGCGAAGCCCGCCTTCACCTCGCCAAGGGTCACCCGGTCCTGCGGCCGCTTCGGGCCGGCGAGGCTCGGCTCGACCGTCGAGAGGTCCAGATCCATCACGTCGGTGAAGCTCGGCTCCGGAGCCCCGGTGGCCCGGTACATCCCCTGCTCCCGGGCGTACGCCTCGACCAGCGCGATCTGATCCGCGGGCCGGCCGGAAAGCTCGAGGTAGCGGAGCGTCTCGGCGTCGATCGGGAAGATGCCGCAGGTGGCGCCGTACTCGGGGGCCATGTTGGCGATGGTGGCGCGGTCGGCTAGGGGCAGGTGATCGAGGCCGTCGCCGAAGAACTCGACGAACTTGCCGACCACGCCGCGACGGCGGAGCATCTGCGTCACCGTCAGCACGAGGTCGGTGGCCGTCGCCCCCTCGGGCAGCCTGCCGGAGAGCTTGAAGCCGATGACCTGCGGCACGAGCATCGAGACCGGCTGGCCGAGCATCGCCGCCTCGGCCTCGATGCCGCCGACGCCCCAGCCGAGCACGCCGAGGCCGTTGATCATCGTCGTGTGCGAATCGGTGCCCACGAGCGTGTCGGGGTAGGCGACCGGGGTGCCGTCCTCCTCCCGGGTGAAGACGACCCGGGCGAGGTACTCCAGGTTCACCTGATGGACGATCCCCGTCTCCGGGGGCACGACCCGGAAGTTGTCGAACCCCTTCTGACCCCACCGGAGGAAGGCGTAGCGTTCCTGGTTCCGCTGGTACTCCAGCTCGGTGTTCTTCAGGAGCGCCAGGGCGGAGCCGGCCTCGTCGACCTGGACCGAGTGGTCGATCACCAACTCGGCCGGCTGCAGCGGGTTGATCCGCTTCGGGTCGCCGCCGAGCCGGGCCATGGCGTCCCGCATCGCGGCCAGGTCCACGATGGCGGGCACCCCGGTGAAGTCCTGCATCAGCACCCGGGCCGGCCGGAAGGCGATCTCGTCGGTCGGCTCGGCCTTCGGGTCCCAATTGGCGAGCTTCAACACGTCGTCGGCGGTGACGGTGACGCCGTCCTCGCAACGGAGCAGGTTCTCCAGCAGGATTTTCAGCGAGAACGGCAGCCGGGCCAGGTCGACCCCCCGGCCGGAGAGGCAATCGAGGCGGTAGATCTGATACGAGCGGCCGTCGACCTGGAGGGAGGCTCGGCTCTGGAAGCTGTCGGCCATCGTGGGGCAACCTGTTCGAGGGGGACCATGCCGGGTCGTCCGGGGCACAAGTTCCCCCCATCATACCAATTCCGCCCCGTGGGCTCCCAGATCGGAGCCCCCCGGGCCCGTGGCGAGGCTCCCGGGGCCGGGGCCCCATGACTGGCCGATCGATCGGCTCAGGGGGAGTCGGCGTCGACGGTCGCGTCGGCGGAGGGGTCGTCGGATCCCGGATCCCGGACGGCCCCCTCGGGGGCGGTGCCCAGCTCGGCGGCCTCGGCGGGGGAGGAGGAGGCGTCGACGGCGGCCCCCCGGGCGTTGGCGGCGCCGGCGGCCCCCCGGGCGTCGGTGTTCCCCTCCAGGCCGGGGAGGTCGACGTTGGGGGCGGGGGCGGAGACCTCGGCGTCGGGCATTTCGGGGTCGAGGTAGGTGCCGCTCGGCCGAGGGTCGCCGTCGTCCGTGGACGGAAGGCGCTCGAGCCCCGCCACCACTCCTGCCTCGTCTTGCGAGGCCCGTCCCGCATCTCTGAGCCCGGCGTCCTCCTGGCGTTGAGCGGCGTCCTTCCCGCAGCCGACGAGGGGTGAGGCGACGAGGAGCAGGGCGACGAGGAGCGTCGGCCGGGGGAGCGATTCGATGGGCATCATCGGCAGGGCCTCGCGAGCTGGGGCATCGGGGCGGTCGACCGCATCGGGGACCACGCCGATCCCCGGGGCCGTTGCCGGGGACTCAATGCACCTCGCGCGCCGTGGAGCGGGGCGGATCGATCAGTCGACCGGCCCGGCCCGGGGAGGCAGCTGGATCTGGAACCGGATCGGCTGTCCGGCCCTCCGGAGCAGCAGCTCATCCCTGGCCGCCTGCACCGCCAGGGGGGTCAGCCCGCTGGCGAAGTATGGGTTGGAATACGCGGCCCCGGCATAACCATACGGGCCGACGCCGTAGCCGCCGAAGGGACCGTCGGGGTAGGCGTAGTGAGAGGCCCGGCCGGTCGCCAGGGCGTTGTAGGCCAGGCCAGACCGAATGTCGGGCTGGTTCAGGACGGAAAAGGCGCCCGGGTAAATCCCATACCCGTGGCCGTATCCCGGGAAGCCGCCGAAGGGGGCACCCACCCCGTAGCCGACCCCGGCATAGGTCGGCCCGAATCCATAGCCGTAGCCGCCGAAGGGGGTGCCATAGCCGTACTCCCAACCGGGGGAGACGAGCCACTGGCCCCGGGCCGTCGAGTAGGCCGGGCCGAGCAGCGAAAGGGAGGCGATGAGGATCGACGGCGGGGCGAGACGGTCAATCCATCGGGAAATCATCATGAGACGTGCTCCTGGTTGTCCCGACTCCGGCCGCCTCGCCACCGCTGCCCGTCCGAGCCGATCCGGTCGTTCAGCCGACGAACCGGACGTCGACCGGGCCGGGGACGAGGCCCAGCTCCTCGGCCCGCTTGAGCAGGGTGCGGACGGCCTCCCGACCCCGCTCGCCGTAGTCAACGGTCCACTCGTTGACGTACATGCCGACGAAGCGGTCGGCGAGCTTGGGGTCGAGCCCCCGGGCGTAGGTCAGGGCGTAGTCGAGCGCCTCCTGGCGGTGGTCCAGGGCGTACTGGATGCTCTGCTTGAGCAGGCGGGCGACGCGCTCGACGGTCTCCTGCCCCAGGTCCCGACGCACGACGTTGCCGCCCAGGGGGAGCGGGAGGCCGGTCTCGCCGTACCACCACTCGCCGAGGTCGGCGACCAGGTGGAGGTCGTGGTCGGGATAGTAGAGCTGGCCCTCGTGGATGATGAGGCCGACGTCGACCTTCCCCTCCAGGACCGCCGGGATGATCCGGTCGAACGGGACGACCTCGACGGGCACGTCCTTGCCCAGGCAGATCTGGAGCGTGAGGTAGGCCGTCGTCAAGGTGCCGGGGACGGCGATCGTGGGCTTCCGCTCCCGGAGATCATCGAGCGTCATGGGCTCCCGGGCGATGAGCTTGGGGCCGTAGCGGTCCCCCATGCTGGAGCCGGAAGCGAGCAGGGCGTACCGGTCCGCCAGGTGGGAATAGGCGTGGATGCTGACGGCGGAGACCTCCAGCTCGCCCTCCAGGGCGCGTCTG carries:
- a CDS encoding pyruvate dehydrogenase complex E1 component subunit beta, with the protein product MAVIQYREALNQAMSEEMERDDRVFLMGEEVAEYQGAYKVSQGMLDRFGARRIVDSPISENGFAGIGIGAAMVGLRPIIEFMTFSFSYVAFDQLVNNAANMRYMSGGQFSVPIVFRGNSGIAGNLGATHSHRPEALFSHFPGLKVMMPSTPADAKGMLKAAIRDDDPVIFIEHENLLGDKGEVPDDPDFVVPIGQADVKREGSDVTILTYSRSVMTSLKAADKLAEEDVSVEVVDLRTLRPLDMDTILASITKTNRCVFVEEDWYYCGIGAGVADRIYRAAFDELDAPIQRVAAKDAPIPYNRTLELDILPNVERVVEAVNSVLYR
- the pdhA gene encoding pyruvate dehydrogenase (acetyl-transferring) E1 component subunit alpha, producing the protein MAHAQTEAKPIVDREQALDWLRQMLVIRRFEERSAMLYQRQKIGGFCHLYSGQEACAVGSIGVLREDDYVITAYRDHGHALARGMEPRAGMAEMLGKASGCSKGKGGSMHFFQANRNFMGGHAIVGSHIPLAAGMAFASKYRGDDRVTICFFGDGAMDQGALHEAFNMAGLWKLPVIYVVENNLMSMGTHLHRHSAVLDLTQRGGPPYGFSASVAVDANDIEAMAETTLEAANRARAGEGPTFIEAKTYRYRGHSMSDPMKYRTAEELEKARERDPIALYEVVLRERGWVDDEGLELMQAEVKELIDEAIAHAEEAPEPGLDEIYTDITVSPHIPQE
- the acnA gene encoding aconitate hydratase, yielding MADSFQSRASLQVDGRSYQIYRLDCLSGRGVDLARLPFSLKILLENLLRCEDGVTVTADDVLKLANWDPKAEPTDEIAFRPARVLMQDFTGVPAIVDLAAMRDAMARLGGDPKRINPLQPAELVIDHSVQVDEAGSALALLKNTELEYQRNQERYAFLRWGQKGFDNFRVVPPETGIVHQVNLEYLARVVFTREEDGTPVAYPDTLVGTDSHTTMINGLGVLGWGVGGIEAEAAMLGQPVSMLVPQVIGFKLSGRLPEGATATDLVLTVTQMLRRRGVVGKFVEFFGDGLDHLPLADRATIANMAPEYGATCGIFPIDAETLRYLELSGRPADQIALVEAYAREQGMYRATGAPEPSFTDVMDLDLSTVEPSLAGPKRPQDRVTLGEVKAGFAHVLSQLIKGSDKAQAAELARQTGGKATTDPKAEDRLETEGGGGVAPGAEDPHAPAAESHPLTNGRGSITHGSVVIAAITSCTNTSNPSVMIGAGLLAKKAVGRGLKAKPWVKASLAPGSKVVTDYLDDSGLSASLDALGFNTVGYGCTTCIGNSGPLSKEITQAIHEDDLVTVSVLSGNRNFEGRINSEVKANYLASPPLVVAYALAGTIDIDLTREPLGTGEDGTPVYLKDIWPTQKDVQETILKSVRSEMYRRKYAEVFQGDERWRSLPTPEGDLYEWDDASTYVKNPPYFLGMGIEPEPVQEIEGARVLALLGDSITTDHISPAGSIKVQSPAGQYLRERGVEPADFNSYGSRRGNHEVMVRGTFANVRLRNQMAPGTEGGFTRMLPEGDVTTIFEASEEYARRGVPLIILAGKEYGSGSSRDWAAKGPKLLGVRAVIAESFERIHRSNLVGMGILPLQFGAGDDPKSLGLTGEEAFAIEGLKAVLDSGFASGRQVEVIATSDDGATTRFPATVRIDTPQEIKYYEHGGILSYVLRQLLKGARG
- a CDS encoding menaquinone biosynthesis family protein — protein: MSTEGRRTIRVGHSPDSDDAFMFYALAHEKLDTGDLHFVHQLEDIETLNRRALEGELEVSAVSIHAYSHLADRYALLASGSSMGDRYGPKLIAREPMTLDDLRERKPTIAVPGTLTTAYLTLQICLGKDVPVEVVPFDRIIPAVLEGKVDVGLIIHEGQLYYPDHDLHLVADLGEWWYGETGLPLPLGGNVVRRDLGQETVERVARLLKQSIQYALDHRQEALDYALTYARGLDPKLADRFVGMYVNEWTVDYGERGREAVRTLLKRAEELGLVPGPVDVRFVG